The Caballeronia sp. SL2Y3 genome includes a window with the following:
- the rho gene encoding transcription termination factor Rho encodes MHLSELKSQHVSALIEMANGLEIENANRLRKQELMFAILKKRAKAGDTIFGDGTLEVLPDGFGFLRSPETSYLASTDDIYISPSQIRRFNLHTGDTIEGEVRTPKDGERYFALVKVDKVNGQPPEASKHKIMFENLTPLHPNKPLPLEREMRGEENVTGRIIDMIAPIGKGQRGLLVASPKSGKTVMLQHIAHAVKANHPDVVLFVLLIDERPEEVTEMQRSVAGEVIASTFDEPAARHVQVAEMVIEKAKRLVEMKHDVVILLDSITRLARAYNTVVPASGKVLTGGVDANALQRPKRFFGAARNIEEGGSLTIIGTALIETGSRMDDVIYEEFKGTGNMEVHLERRLAEKRVYPSINLNKSGTRREELLIKPDLLQKVWVLRKFIHDMDEVEAMEFLLDKIRQTKSNSEFFDLMRRGGG; translated from the coding sequence ATGCATTTATCCGAGCTCAAGTCTCAGCACGTGTCTGCACTGATCGAGATGGCCAATGGCCTGGAGATCGAAAACGCGAACCGCCTGCGCAAGCAGGAATTGATGTTCGCGATTCTTAAAAAGCGCGCCAAGGCTGGCGACACGATTTTCGGCGACGGCACGCTCGAAGTGCTGCCCGACGGCTTCGGGTTTCTGCGCTCGCCCGAGACTTCGTATCTCGCGAGTACGGACGATATCTATATCAGCCCGTCGCAGATTCGCCGTTTCAATCTGCATACCGGCGACACGATCGAAGGCGAAGTGCGCACGCCGAAAGACGGCGAACGTTATTTCGCGCTGGTGAAGGTCGACAAAGTCAACGGGCAGCCGCCCGAGGCCTCGAAACACAAGATCATGTTCGAGAACCTCACGCCGCTCCATCCGAATAAGCCGTTGCCGCTCGAACGCGAAATGCGCGGCGAGGAAAACGTCACGGGCCGGATCATCGACATGATCGCGCCGATCGGCAAGGGCCAGCGCGGGCTGCTCGTCGCATCGCCGAAGTCGGGCAAGACCGTGATGCTTCAGCACATCGCGCATGCGGTGAAGGCGAATCATCCGGACGTCGTGCTGTTCGTGCTCCTGATCGACGAGCGTCCCGAGGAAGTCACCGAAATGCAGCGCTCGGTCGCGGGCGAAGTGATCGCCTCGACCTTCGACGAACCCGCCGCGCGTCACGTGCAGGTGGCCGAAATGGTCATCGAAAAGGCGAAGCGCCTCGTCGAGATGAAGCATGACGTCGTGATTCTGCTCGACTCGATCACGCGTCTCGCGCGCGCCTACAACACGGTCGTGCCGGCATCGGGCAAGGTGCTGACGGGCGGTGTCGATGCGAACGCGCTGCAGCGCCCGAAGCGTTTCTTCGGCGCGGCGCGCAATATCGAAGAAGGCGGGTCGCTCACCATCATCGGCACGGCGCTGATCGAAACCGGCAGCCGCATGGACGACGTGATCTACGAAGAGTTCAAGGGCACCGGCAACATGGAAGTGCACTTGGAGCGCCGTCTCGCGGAAAAGCGCGTGTATCCGTCCATCAACTTGAACAAGTCGGGTACGCGCCGCGAAGAACTGCTGATCAAGCCGGATCTGCTGCAAAAGGTCTGGGTGCTGCGCAAGTTCATTCACGACATGGACGAAGTCGAAGCGATGGAATTCCTGCTCGACAAGATCCGCCAGACGAAGAGCAACTCCGAGTTCTTCGACCTGATGCGTCGCGGCGGGGGTTGA
- a CDS encoding MATE family efflux transporter, whose amino-acid sequence MWRDVRTIAALAWPVLIGQLAVIAFGVIDTAMVGRFSATDLAALGLGSSVYISIYIGLTGILVALQPIAGQLFGAGREREIGEETRQALWLAVALTVIGFVLLFFPEPLLSLAKAPPALHERTVQYLRILSFGLPASLAFRVYSSLTNAVGKPRLVMFLQVGGLILKFPLNTWFIFGGAGVPALGGPGCALASTLINWVLAAVGMTVLVKFEFFRPFGIFSRFSWPAFRRQVALLRLGIPMGLSYLIEVTSYTFMALFISRFGTTTLAGHQIAGNLGAVLYMTPLAIGIASSTLVSQALGARRFDDAASISRHGIGMACVLAFVYGVILLAARPHIIAAYTPDANVIAAAMPLVLIIVVYHLCDALQITTAFILRAYKVTLVPTIIYAIALWGIGLGGGYLLGFDVGGAVPAWLQGARGFWIANSLSLGVAGVGLFAYWRRVSVRHLDTADAD is encoded by the coding sequence ATGTGGCGCGACGTGCGCACCATCGCGGCGCTCGCGTGGCCGGTGCTGATCGGCCAGCTCGCGGTGATCGCGTTCGGCGTGATCGATACCGCGATGGTCGGCCGCTTCTCCGCCACCGATCTCGCCGCGCTCGGCCTCGGCTCGTCGGTCTATATCTCCATCTACATCGGCCTGACGGGCATTCTCGTGGCGCTTCAACCGATTGCCGGACAGCTTTTCGGCGCGGGACGCGAGAGGGAGATCGGCGAGGAGACGCGTCAGGCGCTGTGGCTCGCGGTGGCGCTGACGGTGATCGGCTTCGTGCTGCTCTTCTTCCCCGAGCCGCTTCTGAGTCTTGCCAAGGCGCCGCCCGCGCTGCACGAACGCACGGTGCAGTATCTGCGCATCTTGTCGTTCGGTTTGCCCGCGAGCCTCGCGTTTCGCGTCTACAGCTCGCTGACCAACGCGGTCGGCAAGCCGCGGCTCGTGATGTTTCTGCAAGTCGGCGGCCTGATTCTCAAGTTTCCGCTCAATACGTGGTTCATCTTCGGCGGCGCGGGCGTGCCGGCGCTCGGCGGCCCCGGCTGCGCGCTCGCGAGCACGCTCATCAACTGGGTGCTGGCGGCGGTCGGCATGACGGTGCTCGTGAAGTTCGAGTTCTTCCGCCCGTTCGGCATCTTCTCGCGCTTTTCGTGGCCCGCGTTCAGGCGGCAAGTCGCGCTCTTGCGGCTCGGCATTCCGATGGGGCTGTCTTATCTGATCGAAGTGACGTCGTACACGTTCATGGCGCTCTTCATCTCGCGTTTCGGCACGACCACGCTCGCGGGCCATCAGATCGCCGGCAACCTCGGCGCGGTGCTCTACATGACGCCGCTTGCCATCGGCATCGCGTCGTCCACGCTGGTTTCGCAGGCGCTCGGCGCGCGGCGCTTCGACGACGCCGCGTCGATTTCGCGGCACGGCATCGGCATGGCGTGCGTGCTGGCCTTCGTCTACGGCGTGATCCTGCTCGCCGCGCGGCCGCACATCATCGCGGCCTATACGCCGGATGCGAACGTTATCGCGGCCGCGATGCCGCTCGTGCTCATCATCGTCGTCTATCACCTCTGCGACGCGTTGCAGATCACCACCGCGTTCATTCTCCGCGCGTACAAGGTCACGCTCGTGCCGACGATCATCTACGCGATCGCGCTGTGGGGCATCGGGCTCGGCGGCGGTTATCTGCTCGGCTTCGATGTCGGCGGCGCGGTGCCCGCGTGGCTGCAAGGCGCGCGCGGATTCTGGATCGCCAATTCGCTGAGCCTCGGCGTGGCGGGCGTCGGACTCTTCGCCTACTGGCGGCGCGTGAGCGTGCGGCATCTCGATACGGCGGATGCGGACTGA
- a CDS encoding type B 50S ribosomal protein L31: MKEGIHPDYREVLFVDMSNDFKFVTRSTIQTRETAEYNGKTYPLAKIEVSSESHPFYTGQQKIMDTAGRVEKFNNKFARFSTKK, from the coding sequence ATGAAAGAAGGCATTCACCCGGATTACCGCGAAGTCCTGTTCGTCGACATGTCGAACGACTTCAAGTTCGTGACCCGCTCGACCATCCAGACGCGCGAAACCGCCGAGTACAACGGCAAGACGTACCCGCTCGCGAAGATCGAAGTGTCGTCGGAATCGCACCCGTTCTACACCGGCCAGCAGAAGATCATGGACACGGCCGGCCGCGTCGAGAAGTTCAACAACAAGTTCGCGCGCTTCTCCACCAAGAAGTAA
- a CDS encoding DNA polymerase III subunit gamma/tau yields the protein MTYQVLARKWRPKSFESLVGQEHVVRALTHALDGGRLHHAYLFTGTRGVGKTTLSRIFAKALNCETGVSSKPCGVCRACREIDEGRFVDYVEMDAASNRGVDEMAALLERAVYAPVDARFKVYMIDEVHMLTNHAFNAMLKTLEEPPAHVKFILATTDPQKIPVTVLSRCLQFNLKQMPAGHIVSHLEHILGEEHIAFEPQALRLLSRAADGSMRDALSLTDQAIAYSANQVTEEAVRGMLGALDQSYVIRLIDALAAGDGAGVLAIADEMALRSLSFSTALQDLASLLHRIAWAQFAPSSVLDEWPEAEDIRRFADALSAEQVQLFYQIATVGRSELGLAPDEYAGFTMTLLRMLAFEPAGGPGGGGGLAVNAPQATKPQRSAALAGAMAERAVAPAPVAAKAASGASAATGEPQAQVRDRSVVSPAHASPASSSGDEASAMNGERSDASRGSTIGPEDKAADVGSAPPAASLVSATRSEDEAGERDNAPSAASLVSATRTKDEAAEADNAAPAASLVRATPRQDETADASNAPSAASLVSATRPKDEAAEADNAPPAASLVSATRPEDNAANEPPAAPAPLSAAARQTVDAAASVESPAPSRAGSGASAALEVLRSAGMRLSSDRPGRGAAAGQANAPAAAPKPVANVAKPAVKVQVPEPRRPAAQAASASTAASAPAAAPEPQAKPAAKVIPPWEDMPPDDYAPASSEDAYFMPPDDGYIPAFDNGPDDMRFGSEPAPKPAPKVDTAPLPPAVALDALGVDIEWAALVVDLPLKGVAYQLAFNSELTACDANSVTLTVAVPMYKDAGHVAKLKSALAEKLGRAVEVNVSVGPARRTAAALDAAERAKKQQEAEQEIQRDPFVQSLIRDFGASIVQGSIRPLAASGGHTPGASA from the coding sequence ATGACCTATCAAGTTCTCGCACGCAAATGGCGGCCGAAATCGTTCGAGTCGCTCGTCGGCCAGGAGCATGTCGTTCGCGCGCTCACGCACGCGCTCGACGGCGGCCGTCTGCATCACGCCTATCTGTTCACGGGCACGCGCGGCGTCGGCAAGACGACGCTTTCGCGCATCTTCGCGAAGGCGCTCAATTGCGAGACCGGCGTGAGCTCGAAGCCGTGCGGCGTGTGCCGCGCGTGCAGGGAAATCGACGAAGGCCGCTTCGTCGACTATGTGGAAATGGACGCGGCGAGCAATCGCGGCGTCGATGAAATGGCCGCGCTTCTGGAGCGCGCGGTGTATGCACCGGTCGATGCGCGTTTCAAGGTCTATATGATCGACGAAGTGCACATGCTCACGAACCACGCCTTCAACGCCATGCTGAAGACGCTGGAAGAGCCGCCGGCGCACGTCAAATTCATTCTGGCCACGACCGATCCGCAGAAGATTCCGGTGACGGTGCTCTCGCGCTGCCTGCAGTTCAACCTGAAGCAGATGCCGGCGGGGCATATCGTCTCGCATCTCGAGCACATCCTAGGCGAAGAGCACATCGCGTTCGAGCCGCAGGCGCTGCGGCTTCTGTCGCGCGCGGCGGACGGCAGCATGCGCGACGCGCTTTCGCTGACCGATCAGGCTATCGCGTATTCGGCGAATCAGGTGACCGAGGAAGCCGTGCGCGGCATGCTCGGCGCGCTCGATCAAAGCTATGTGATCCGTCTGATCGACGCGCTCGCCGCCGGCGACGGCGCGGGCGTGCTCGCCATCGCGGACGAAATGGCGCTGCGCAGCCTGTCCTTTTCGACCGCGCTGCAGGATCTGGCGAGCCTGCTGCATCGAATCGCGTGGGCGCAGTTCGCGCCGTCGTCGGTGTTGGACGAGTGGCCCGAAGCCGAAGATATCCGCCGCTTCGCGGACGCGCTGTCCGCGGAGCAGGTGCAGTTGTTCTATCAGATCGCAACCGTCGGCCGAAGCGAACTCGGCCTCGCGCCGGACGAATACGCGGGCTTCACGATGACGCTGCTGCGCATGCTGGCGTTCGAGCCCGCGGGCGGGCCGGGCGGTGGCGGCGGCCTCGCGGTGAACGCGCCGCAAGCGACGAAGCCGCAGCGCAGCGCGGCGCTCGCCGGTGCAATGGCCGAGCGCGCGGTGGCGCCCGCGCCGGTCGCCGCGAAGGCGGCGAGCGGGGCATCTGCGGCGACGGGCGAGCCGCAAGCGCAGGTCCGTGATCGAAGCGTCGTTTCTCCGGCGCACGCGTCGCCTGCATCGAGTTCCGGCGACGAAGCATCCGCGATGAATGGCGAACGCTCGGATGCGTCGCGCGGTTCCACGATTGGTCCGGAAGACAAAGCCGCCGATGTTGGTAGCGCACCGCCAGCCGCATCGCTTGTGTCGGCTACTCGCTCGGAAGACGAAGCCGGCGAGAGAGACAACGCACCGTCAGCCGCGTCGCTCGTTTCCGCGACTCGGACTAAAGACGAAGCTGCCGAGGCGGACAACGCAGCGCCAGCCGCATCGCTCGTCCGCGCGACGCCGCGCCAGGACGAGACAGCGGATGCCAGCAACGCACCGTCAGCCGCGTCGCTCGTTTCCGCGACTCGGCCGAAAGACGAAGCTGCCGAGGCGGACAACGCGCCGCCAGCCGCATCGCTCGTCTCCGCGACGCGGCCGGAAGACAACGCAGCCAACGAGCCGCCAGCCGCCCCCGCGCCGCTTTCCGCCGCCGCGCGACAGACGGTGGACGCCGCTGCTTCCGTGGAGTCTCCCGCACCCTCCCGCGCCGGAAGCGGAGCCAGCGCCGCGCTCGAAGTGCTGCGCAGTGCAGGCATGCGGCTGTCGTCGGATCGCCCGGGGCGCGGAGCGGCAGCGGGGCAGGCGAACGCGCCGGCCGCTGCGCCCAAGCCTGTCGCCAACGTCGCCAAGCCTGCCGTGAAAGTTCAGGTTCCGGAGCCGCGCCGCCCGGCGGCGCAAGCGGCATCCGCGTCGACAGCGGCGTCGGCACCCGCAGCCGCGCCCGAGCCGCAAGCCAAGCCCGCCGCGAAAGTCATCCCGCCGTGGGAGGACATGCCGCCGGACGACTACGCCCCGGCATCGTCGGAAGATGCGTATTTCATGCCGCCCGACGACGGTTATATCCCCGCGTTCGACAACGGCCCCGACGACATGCGCTTCGGCAGCGAACCCGCGCCGAAGCCCGCGCCAAAGGTCGACACCGCGCCGTTGCCGCCCGCCGTTGCGCTCGATGCGCTCGGCGTCGACATCGAATGGGCGGCGCTCGTCGTCGATCTGCCGCTCAAAGGCGTCGCGTATCAGCTCGCGTTCAACAGCGAATTGACCGCCTGCGACGCGAATTCGGTCACGCTCACTGTCGCCGTGCCGATGTACAAGGACGCCGGCCACGTCGCGAAGCTCAAGAGCGCGCTTGCCGAAAAACTCGGCCGCGCCGTCGAAGTCAATGTGAGCGTCGGTCCCGCGCGCCGCACGGCCGCCGCGCTCGACGCAGCCGAACGTGCGAAGAAGCAGCAGGAGGCCGAGCAGGAGATCCAGCGCGATCCGTTCGTGCAGTCGCTCATCCGCGATTTCGGCGCGAGCATCGTGCAAGGCTCGATCAGGCCGCTTGCCGCATCGGGCGGACATACACCGGGCGCATCCGCCTGA
- a CDS encoding glycosyltransferase family 39 protein, protein MRSVVRLTASATSALPRWLLLAICITYASFGLFGRDPWKNEDAAGFGVMWTMANGDARDWLLPNLLGKAPTADGPLMYWLGATSIRLLSPWVDASNASRVVTGLLFCLACAFVWYSTYLLGRREEAQPFKYAFGGEPEPRDYGRTLADGALLILLACFGLAERGHETTPQLAQFAGTAMLIYGLVRSLDKPVHGALVWGAAIGVVGLSSSPVLVFALLLCTLAMTIIVRQVRAAPLLIYGLPVAVVLIAAWVLPTLHFFPDDGEWWLRQWWRTSFYTFAGPPSIVFGYAMKNLPLFAWPAWPLAVWAFVSWGGMRRSPHVAVPLSIIGPLLVLVVLQAQETNRLFLLLLPPLSVLATFALPTLKRGAINAIDWFAMLSFTIIGSLVWLVWTAGMIGFPAPMARNLARLVPGFHPEFKLISFVCAVAVTVCWFLLARWRLARHPKVLWRSVVLSSAGTTLMWVLLMTLWLPVVNYSRTYRDVAEQIADHLPPDYTCISPVRLGDAQIATFAYFGGMHFAFDEDCDVILRQDRADYGDPPSISTFQWKLVWEGRRAADRDERFRLYVRIERPAPPAKKPLRPRTLRRTQ, encoded by the coding sequence ATGCGATCTGTCGTTCGTCTGACCGCCTCCGCCACCAGCGCCCTGCCGCGCTGGCTCCTGCTCGCCATCTGCATCACGTATGCGTCGTTCGGCCTCTTCGGCCGCGATCCCTGGAAGAACGAAGACGCAGCGGGCTTCGGCGTGATGTGGACGATGGCCAACGGCGACGCCCGCGACTGGCTCCTGCCGAACCTGCTCGGCAAGGCGCCGACCGCCGACGGACCGCTGATGTACTGGCTCGGCGCGACGTCGATCCGCCTCCTGAGCCCGTGGGTCGATGCGAGCAACGCGTCGCGCGTCGTGACGGGTCTGCTCTTCTGTCTCGCGTGCGCGTTCGTCTGGTATTCGACGTATCTGCTCGGCCGCCGCGAAGAAGCGCAGCCGTTCAAGTACGCGTTCGGCGGCGAGCCGGAACCGCGCGACTACGGCCGCACCCTCGCCGATGGCGCGCTCCTGATTCTGCTCGCGTGCTTCGGCCTCGCCGAGCGCGGCCACGAAACCACGCCGCAGCTCGCGCAGTTCGCCGGCACGGCCATGCTCATCTACGGCCTCGTGCGCAGCCTCGACAAGCCGGTACACGGCGCGCTCGTGTGGGGCGCGGCGATCGGCGTCGTCGGGCTGTCGAGTTCGCCGGTGCTCGTCTTCGCGCTGCTGCTCTGCACGCTGGCCATGACGATCATCGTGCGTCAGGTGCGCGCCGCGCCCCTGTTGATCTACGGCCTGCCGGTCGCCGTCGTGCTGATCGCCGCATGGGTGCTGCCGACGCTGCACTTCTTTCCCGACGACGGCGAATGGTGGCTGCGCCAATGGTGGCGCACGAGCTTCTATACGTTCGCCGGGCCGCCGTCGATCGTCTTCGGCTACGCGATGAAGAACCTGCCGCTCTTCGCGTGGCCCGCGTGGCCGCTCGCGGTGTGGGCGTTCGTGAGCTGGGGCGGCATGCGCCGCTCGCCGCACGTAGCGGTGCCGTTGTCGATCATCGGGCCGCTGCTGGTGCTCGTCGTGTTGCAGGCACAAGAGACCAACCGCCTCTTCCTGCTGCTCTTGCCGCCGCTGTCCGTGCTCGCGACCTTCGCGCTGCCGACGCTCAAGCGCGGCGCGATCAACGCGATCGACTGGTTCGCGATGCTCAGCTTCACAATCATCGGCTCGCTGGTGTGGCTCGTGTGGACGGCGGGCATGATCGGCTTTCCGGCGCCGATGGCGCGCAACCTCGCGCGTCTCGTGCCGGGCTTCCATCCCGAGTTCAAGCTCATTTCCTTCGTGTGCGCGGTGGCGGTGACGGTCTGCTGGTTCCTGCTCGCGCGCTGGCGGCTTGCGCGGCATCCGAAGGTGCTGTGGCGCAGCGTCGTCTTGTCGAGCGCGGGCACCACGCTGATGTGGGTGCTGCTCATGACCCTTTGGCTGCCGGTCGTCAACTACAGCCGCACGTATCGCGACGTCGCGGAGCAGATCGCGGATCATCTTCCGCCCGACTACACGTGCATTTCGCCGGTGCGTCTTGGCGATGCGCAGATCGCGACCTTCGCCTATTTCGGCGGCATGCATTTCGCGTTCGACGAAGATTGCGATGTGATCCTCCGACAGGATCGCGCCGATTACGGCGATCCGCCGTCCATCTCGACGTTCCAGTGGAAGCTCGTGTGGGAAGGCCGCCGCGCCGCCGACCGCGACGAACGCTTCCGCCTCTACGTGCGCATCGAGCGCCCCGCGCCGCCGGCGAAGAAGCCGTTGCGCCCGCGCACGCTGCGCCGGACACAATAA
- the trxA gene encoding thioredoxin TrxA: MSESIKHISDASFEQDVVKSDKPVLLDFWAEWCGPCKMIAPILDEVAKDYGDRLQIAKINVDEHQSTPVKFGVRGIPTLILFKNGAVAAQKVGALSKSQLTAFLDSNL, from the coding sequence ATGAGCGAATCAATCAAGCACATCAGCGACGCTTCTTTCGAACAGGACGTCGTCAAGTCGGATAAACCTGTCCTGCTCGACTTCTGGGCCGAGTGGTGCGGTCCGTGCAAGATGATTGCCCCCATCCTCGACGAAGTCGCGAAGGATTACGGCGATCGCCTGCAGATCGCGAAGATCAATGTGGACGAACACCAGTCGACGCCGGTCAAGTTCGGCGTGCGCGGCATTCCCACGCTGATCCTGTTCAAGAACGGCGCGGTCGCCGCGCAAAAGGTCGGCGCCTTGTCGAAGTCGCAACTGACCGCGTTCCTCGACAGCAACCTGTAA
- a CDS encoding zinc-dependent peptidase, translated as MPNLFTRWFGAQRRERALRKYAIDDALWQRTLDAFPFFGHLSAPDRDRLRELTSLFIAQKSFSTAHELELTDEMIVAIAAQACLPVLNLSLDLYDGWVGVIVYPGEFVIKKTVEDEAGVVHEIEHDASGEAWEGGPVVLSWEDAQMADGSDAYNVVIHEFAHKIDMLNGEADGHPPLFRRWHAPLDHAAWSDVFDNAYDQFCARVDAVPKRRWARFERESLIDPYAADHPSEFFAVCSEALFVTPQAFEAEYPELYRLLARYYRQDPANVGALAG; from the coding sequence ATGCCCAACCTCTTCACCCGCTGGTTCGGCGCGCAACGCCGCGAACGCGCGCTGCGCAAGTACGCCATCGACGACGCCCTCTGGCAGCGCACGCTCGACGCCTTCCCGTTTTTCGGCCACCTCAGCGCGCCGGACCGCGACCGCCTGCGCGAGCTGACGAGCCTGTTCATCGCGCAGAAGTCGTTCTCCACCGCGCACGAACTGGAACTGACCGACGAGATGATCGTCGCGATCGCCGCGCAGGCGTGCCTGCCGGTGCTCAACCTGAGCCTCGATCTGTACGACGGCTGGGTCGGCGTGATCGTCTATCCGGGCGAGTTCGTGATCAAGAAGACCGTGGAGGACGAAGCCGGCGTGGTTCACGAGATCGAGCACGACGCGAGCGGCGAGGCATGGGAAGGCGGCCCGGTCGTGCTCTCGTGGGAGGACGCGCAAATGGCGGACGGCTCCGACGCCTACAACGTCGTGATCCACGAGTTCGCGCACAAGATCGACATGCTGAACGGCGAGGCTGACGGACATCCGCCGCTCTTTCGACGCTGGCACGCGCCGCTCGACCACGCCGCATGGTCCGACGTGTTCGACAACGCGTACGACCAGTTCTGCGCGCGCGTGGACGCGGTGCCGAAGCGCCGTTGGGCGCGCTTCGAGCGCGAATCGCTGATCGATCCGTATGCGGCGGACCATCCGTCGGAATTCTTCGCGGTATGCAGCGAGGCGCTCTTCGTCACGCCGCAGGCTTTCGAGGCCGAGTATCCCGAGTTGTATCGGCTGCTCGCGCGTTATTACCGTCAAGACCCGGCGAACGTGGGCGCGCTGGCGGGTTGA